The following are encoded together in the Patagioenas fasciata isolate bPatFas1 chromosome 7, bPatFas1.hap1, whole genome shotgun sequence genome:
- the ANKRD44 gene encoding serine/threonine-protein phosphatase 6 regulatory ankyrin repeat subunit B isoform X13: protein MAVLKLADQPPLVQAIFSGDPEEIRMLIYKTEDVNALDAEKRTPLHVASFLGDADIIELLILSGARVNAKDNMWLTPLHRAVASRSEMHEEKQKRPGGEFCSETVSQERTEAVQVLIKHSADVNARDKNWQTPLHVAAANKAVKCAEVIIPMLSSVNVSDRGGRTALHHAALNGHIEMVNLLLAKGANINAFDKKDRRALHWAAYMGHLEVVALLINHGAEVTCKDKKGYTPLHAAASNGQINVVKHLLNLGVEIDDMNIYGNTALHIACYNGQDSVVNELIDYGANVNQPNNNGFTPLHFAAASTHGALCLELLVNNGADVNVQSKDGKSPLHMTAVHGRFTRSQTLIQNGGEIDCVDKDGNTPLHVAARYGHELLINTLITSGADTAKCGIHNMFPLHLAALNAHSDCCRKLLSSGQKYSIVSLFSNEHVLSAGFAIDTPDSFGRTCLHAAAAGGNVECIKLLQSSGADFNKKDKCGRTPLHYAAANCHFHCIETLVTTGANVNETDDWGRTPLHYAAASDMDRKRKNILGNSHENAEELERASEMKEKEAALCLEFLLQNEANPAIQDKEGYNTVHYAAAYGHRQCLELLLEKTNHIFEESDSAAMKSPLHLAAYNGHHQALEVLLQSLVDLDIKDEKGRTALDLAAFKGHAECVEALISQGASVTVKDSITKRTPLHASVINGHTPCLRLLLEVADNPDVTDAKGQTPLMLAVAYGHVDAVSLLLEKEASVDAADLLGCTALHRGIMTGHEECVQMLLEKEVSILCKDARGRTPLHFAAARGHATWLSELLQVALSEEDCGLKDNQGYTPLHWASYNGHENCIEVLLEQKLFRTFYGNSFSPLHCAVINDHENCASLLIGAIDASIVNCKDDKGRTPLHAAAFGDHVECLQLLLSHSAQVNVADQAGRTPLMTAAHGGHLGAVDFLVNVAKADLTLKDKELNTCLHLASSKDHEKCALLILDKIQEQSLINAKNNALQTPLHIAARNGLKMVVEELLAKGACVLAVDENVAPDNSDALQKN from the exons GATGCCGAGAAACGGACTCCTCTTCACGTTGCATCATTCCTGGGGGATGCAGACATCATTGAGCTTCTCATTTTGTCAG GCGCTCGTGTTAATGCCAAGGACAACATGTGGCTGACTCCTCTCCATCGAGCCGTTGCCTCAAGAAGTGAA ATGCAtgaggagaaacagaaaagacctGGTGGTGAATTCTGCAGTGAGACAGTCTCTCAAGAGAGAACG GAAGCAGTGCAAGTGTTGATCAAGCACTCGGCCGATGTCAACGCTCGGGATAAGAACTGGCAGACCCCGTTGCACGTGGCGGCTGCAAACAAGGCGGTGAAGTGCGCGGAAGTCATCATCCCCATGCTGAGCAGCGTCAATGTCTCTGACCGAGGAGGGCGGACGGCGCTGCACCACGCGGCTCTGAATGGTCACATTGAG ATGGTGAACTTGCTCTTAGCCAAGGGGGCAAACATCAATGCTTTTGACAAAAAGGACAGAAGAGCTCTCCACTGGGCAGCGTACATGG GTCACCTGGAAGTTGTTGCCTTACTGATTAATCATGGTGCAGAAGTGACGTGTAAAGACAAGAAGGGTTACACCCCACTTCATGCAGCTGCATCCAATGGGCAGATTAATGTTGTGAAACACCTCCTGAACCTGGGGGTAGAG ATTGATGACATGAACATCTATGGAAATACTGCACTGCACATTGCCTGTTACAACGGTCAGGATTCTGTTGTTAATGAGCTGATTGACTATGGTGCTAATGTAAATCAGCCTAATAATAATGGATTCACTCCCTTGCATTTTGCTGCTGCCTCCACTCATGGGGCACTGTGTCTTGAACTGCTGGTGAATAATGGGGCAGATGTCAACGTTCAG AGTAAGGATGGGAAGAGCCCTCTGCACATGACAGCCGTCCACGGCAGGTTCACGCGGTCGCAGACCCTCATTCAGAACG GAGGGGAAATTGACTGCGTTGATAAGGACGGTAACACCCCTCTGCACGTGGCTGCAAGATACGGACATGAGCTTTTGATCAACACCCTCATCACCAGCGGAGCTGACACTGCCAA GTGTGGGATCCACAACATGTTCCCGTTACACCTGGCAGCGCTGAATGCTCACTCCGACTGCTGCAGGAAACTGTTGTCATCGG GACAAAAGTATAGCATAGTGTCCTTGTTTAGTAATGAGCACGTGCTGTCTGCAGGCTTTGCCATAGACACCCCTGACAGTTTTGGAAGAACCTGCCTCCACGCTGCCGCCGCGGGAGG taATGTTGAATGTATAAAACTCTTGCAAAGCAGTGGAGCAGATTTTAATAAGAAGGACAAATGTGGGAG GACACCTTTGCATTACGCAGCTGCAAATTGTCATTTCCACTGCATCGAGACACTGGTGACAACAGGAGCCAACGTTAACGAGACAGACGACTGGGGCCGCACCCCTTTGCACTACGCCGCTGCTTCCGACATGGACCGAAA AAGAAAGAATATTTTAGGTAACTCCCACGAAAATGCTGAAGAACTCGAAAGAGCCAGTgagatgaaggaaaaagaagctgCATT GTGTCTGGAGTTCCTGCTGCAGAACGAAGCCAATCCAGCCATCCAGGACAAAGAGGGGTACAACACCGTGCACTACGCTGCTGCCTACGGGCACCGGCAGTGCTTGGAACTG CTTCTGGAAAAAACCAACCATATATTTGAGGAATCAGATTCTGCAGCTATGAAAAGTCCTTTGCATTTAGCT GCCTATAATGGTCACCACCAAGCCTTGGAGGTACTTCTCCAGTCTCTGGTCGATCTGGATATCAAGGACGAGAAGGGCCGTACTGCTCTGGACCTGGCGGCGTTCAAAGGACATGCAGAGTGCGTGGAAGCTCTCATCAGCCAGGGTGCTTCTGTCACCGTAAAAGACAGCATCACCAAGAGGACCCCCCTCCACGCCTCGG tcaTTAATGGCCACACACCTTGTTTACGGTTGTTGCTGGAAGTTGCAGACAACCCTGACGTGACAGATGCCAAAGGACA aaCCCCGCTAATGCTTGCTGTGGCATATGGGCACGTTGATGCTGTTTCTTTATTACTTGAAAAAGAAGCATCTGTAGATGCAGCTGATCTCCTGGGATGCACAGCTTTACATCGAGGG ATCATGACTGGGCACGAAGAGTGTGTTCAGATGCTGTTAGAGAAAGAAGTATCTATTTTATGTAAAGACGCCAGAGGCAGAACACCTCTGCACTTTGCGGCAGCTCGGGGTCACGCCACTTGGCTGAGCGAATTACTGCAGGTAGCACTTTCTGAGGAAGACTGCGGTCTGAAAGATAATCAAGGTTACACACCGCTGCACTGGGCTTCTTACAATG GTCATGAAAACTGCATTGAGGTACTATTGGAACAAAAGCTTTTCCGCACATTCTATGGTAATAGCTTCTCTCCATTGCACTGTGCTGT AATCAATGATCATGAAAACTGTGCGTCACTGCTCATCGGAGCCATCGATGCCAGCATTGTCAACTGCAAAGATGACAAAGGAAG GACACCCCTCCACGCAGCCGCCTTCGGGGACCACGTGGAgtgtctgcagctgctgctgagccACAGCGCGCAGGTGAACGTGGCTGACCAGGCGGGCAGGACACCGCTCATGACGGCAGCGCACGGCGGGCACCTCGGGGCGGTGG ACTTTTTGGTGAACGTTGCCAAGGCTGACCTGACGTTAAAGGATAAGGAGTTGAACACATGTTTGCACTTGGCTAGCAGTAAA GATCATGAAAAATGTGCCTTGTTAATACTTGACAAGATACAAGAACAGAGCCTTATTAATGCAAAAAATAATGCATTGCAGAC ACCTCTCCATATTGCTGCCCGAAACGGCTTAAAGATGGTGGTTGAAGAGCTGCTGGCCAAAGGGGCATGTGTCCTCGCAGTAGATGAAAATG TGGCACCGGATAATTCTGACGCCTTGCAGAAGAATTAA
- the ANKRD44 gene encoding serine/threonine-protein phosphatase 6 regulatory ankyrin repeat subunit B isoform X16, with the protein MAVLKLADQPPLVQAIFSGDPEEIRMLIYKTEDVNALDAEKRTPLHVASFLGDADIIELLILSGARVNAKDNMWLTPLHRAVASRSEEAVQVLIKHSADVNARDKNWQTPLHVAAANKAVKCAEVIIPMLSSVNVSDRGGRTALHHAALNGHIEMVNLLLAKGANINAFDKKDRRALHWAAYMGHLEVVALLINHGAEVTCKDKKGYTPLHAAASNGQINVVKHLLNLGVEIDDMNIYGNTALHIACYNGQDSVVNELIDYGANVNQPNNNGFTPLHFAAASTHGALCLELLVNNGADVNVQSKDGKSPLHMTAVHGRFTRSQTLIQNGGEIDCVDKDGNTPLHVAARYGHELLINTLITSGADTAKCGIHNMFPLHLAALNAHSDCCRKLLSSGFAIDTPDSFGRTCLHAAAAGGNVECIKLLQSSGADFNKKDKCGRTPLHYAAANCHFHCIETLVTTGANVNETDDWGRTPLHYAAASDMDRKKNILGNSHENAEELERASEMKEKEAALCLEFLLQNEANPAIQDKEGYNTVHYAAAYGHRQCLELLLEKTNHIFEESDSAAMKSPLHLAAYNGHHQALEVLLQSLVDLDIKDEKGRTALDLAAFKGHAECVEALISQGASVTVKDSITKRTPLHASVINGHTPCLRLLLEVADNPDVTDAKGQTPLMLAVAYGHVDAVSLLLEKEASVDAADLLGCTALHRGIMTGHEECVQMLLEKEVSILCKDARGRTPLHFAAARGHATWLSELLQVALSEEDCGLKDNQGYTPLHWASYNGHENCIEVLLEQKLFRTFYGNSFSPLHCAVINDHENCASLLIGAIDASIVNCKDDKGRTPLHAAAFGDHVECLQLLLSHSAQVNVADQAGRTPLMTAAHGGHLGAVDFLVNVAKADLTLKDKELNTCLHLASSKDHEKCALLILDKIQEQSLINAKNNALQTPLHIAARNGLKMVVEELLAKGACVLAVDENVSRSNGPRPSSATDVQKEG; encoded by the exons GATGCCGAGAAACGGACTCCTCTTCACGTTGCATCATTCCTGGGGGATGCAGACATCATTGAGCTTCTCATTTTGTCAG GCGCTCGTGTTAATGCCAAGGACAACATGTGGCTGACTCCTCTCCATCGAGCCGTTGCCTCAAGAAGTGAA GAAGCAGTGCAAGTGTTGATCAAGCACTCGGCCGATGTCAACGCTCGGGATAAGAACTGGCAGACCCCGTTGCACGTGGCGGCTGCAAACAAGGCGGTGAAGTGCGCGGAAGTCATCATCCCCATGCTGAGCAGCGTCAATGTCTCTGACCGAGGAGGGCGGACGGCGCTGCACCACGCGGCTCTGAATGGTCACATTGAG ATGGTGAACTTGCTCTTAGCCAAGGGGGCAAACATCAATGCTTTTGACAAAAAGGACAGAAGAGCTCTCCACTGGGCAGCGTACATGG GTCACCTGGAAGTTGTTGCCTTACTGATTAATCATGGTGCAGAAGTGACGTGTAAAGACAAGAAGGGTTACACCCCACTTCATGCAGCTGCATCCAATGGGCAGATTAATGTTGTGAAACACCTCCTGAACCTGGGGGTAGAG ATTGATGACATGAACATCTATGGAAATACTGCACTGCACATTGCCTGTTACAACGGTCAGGATTCTGTTGTTAATGAGCTGATTGACTATGGTGCTAATGTAAATCAGCCTAATAATAATGGATTCACTCCCTTGCATTTTGCTGCTGCCTCCACTCATGGGGCACTGTGTCTTGAACTGCTGGTGAATAATGGGGCAGATGTCAACGTTCAG AGTAAGGATGGGAAGAGCCCTCTGCACATGACAGCCGTCCACGGCAGGTTCACGCGGTCGCAGACCCTCATTCAGAACG GAGGGGAAATTGACTGCGTTGATAAGGACGGTAACACCCCTCTGCACGTGGCTGCAAGATACGGACATGAGCTTTTGATCAACACCCTCATCACCAGCGGAGCTGACACTGCCAA GTGTGGGATCCACAACATGTTCCCGTTACACCTGGCAGCGCTGAATGCTCACTCCGACTGCTGCAGGAAACTGTTGTCATCGG GCTTTGCCATAGACACCCCTGACAGTTTTGGAAGAACCTGCCTCCACGCTGCCGCCGCGGGAGG taATGTTGAATGTATAAAACTCTTGCAAAGCAGTGGAGCAGATTTTAATAAGAAGGACAAATGTGGGAG GACACCTTTGCATTACGCAGCTGCAAATTGTCATTTCCACTGCATCGAGACACTGGTGACAACAGGAGCCAACGTTAACGAGACAGACGACTGGGGCCGCACCCCTTTGCACTACGCCGCTGCTTCCGACATGGACCGAAA AAAGAATATTTTAGGTAACTCCCACGAAAATGCTGAAGAACTCGAAAGAGCCAGTgagatgaaggaaaaagaagctgCATT GTGTCTGGAGTTCCTGCTGCAGAACGAAGCCAATCCAGCCATCCAGGACAAAGAGGGGTACAACACCGTGCACTACGCTGCTGCCTACGGGCACCGGCAGTGCTTGGAACTG CTTCTGGAAAAAACCAACCATATATTTGAGGAATCAGATTCTGCAGCTATGAAAAGTCCTTTGCATTTAGCT GCCTATAATGGTCACCACCAAGCCTTGGAGGTACTTCTCCAGTCTCTGGTCGATCTGGATATCAAGGACGAGAAGGGCCGTACTGCTCTGGACCTGGCGGCGTTCAAAGGACATGCAGAGTGCGTGGAAGCTCTCATCAGCCAGGGTGCTTCTGTCACCGTAAAAGACAGCATCACCAAGAGGACCCCCCTCCACGCCTCGG tcaTTAATGGCCACACACCTTGTTTACGGTTGTTGCTGGAAGTTGCAGACAACCCTGACGTGACAGATGCCAAAGGACA aaCCCCGCTAATGCTTGCTGTGGCATATGGGCACGTTGATGCTGTTTCTTTATTACTTGAAAAAGAAGCATCTGTAGATGCAGCTGATCTCCTGGGATGCACAGCTTTACATCGAGGG ATCATGACTGGGCACGAAGAGTGTGTTCAGATGCTGTTAGAGAAAGAAGTATCTATTTTATGTAAAGACGCCAGAGGCAGAACACCTCTGCACTTTGCGGCAGCTCGGGGTCACGCCACTTGGCTGAGCGAATTACTGCAGGTAGCACTTTCTGAGGAAGACTGCGGTCTGAAAGATAATCAAGGTTACACACCGCTGCACTGGGCTTCTTACAATG GTCATGAAAACTGCATTGAGGTACTATTGGAACAAAAGCTTTTCCGCACATTCTATGGTAATAGCTTCTCTCCATTGCACTGTGCTGT AATCAATGATCATGAAAACTGTGCGTCACTGCTCATCGGAGCCATCGATGCCAGCATTGTCAACTGCAAAGATGACAAAGGAAG GACACCCCTCCACGCAGCCGCCTTCGGGGACCACGTGGAgtgtctgcagctgctgctgagccACAGCGCGCAGGTGAACGTGGCTGACCAGGCGGGCAGGACACCGCTCATGACGGCAGCGCACGGCGGGCACCTCGGGGCGGTGG ACTTTTTGGTGAACGTTGCCAAGGCTGACCTGACGTTAAAGGATAAGGAGTTGAACACATGTTTGCACTTGGCTAGCAGTAAA GATCATGAAAAATGTGCCTTGTTAATACTTGACAAGATACAAGAACAGAGCCTTATTAATGCAAAAAATAATGCATTGCAGAC ACCTCTCCATATTGCTGCCCGAAACGGCTTAAAGATGGTGGTTGAAGAGCTGCTGGCCAAAGGGGCATGTGTCCTCGCAGTAGATGAAAATG
- the ANKRD44 gene encoding serine/threonine-protein phosphatase 6 regulatory ankyrin repeat subunit B isoform X12 produces the protein MAVLKLADQPPLVQAIFSGDPEEIRMLIYKTEDVNALDAEKRTPLHVASFLGDADIIELLILSGARVNAKDNMWLTPLHRAVASRSEMHEEKQKRPGGEFCSETVSQERTEAVQVLIKHSADVNARDKNWQTPLHVAAANKAVKCAEVIIPMLSSVNVSDRGGRTALHHAALNGHIEMVNLLLAKGANINAFDKKDRRALHWAAYMGHLEVVALLINHGAEVTCKDKKGYTPLHAAASNGQINVVKHLLNLGVEIDDMNIYGNTALHIACYNGQDSVVNELIDYGANVNQPNNNGFTPLHFAAASTHGALCLELLVNNGADVNVQSKDGKSPLHMTAVHGRFTRSQTLIQNGGEIDCVDKDGNTPLHVAARYGHELLINTLITSGADTAKCGIHNMFPLHLAALNAHSDCCRKLLSSGQKYSIVSLFSNEHVLSAGFAIDTPDSFGRTCLHAAAAGGNVECIKLLQSSGADFNKKDKCGRTPLHYAAANCHFHCIETLVTTGANVNETDDWGRTPLHYAAASDMDRKRKNILGNSHENAEELERASEMKEKEAALCLEFLLQNEANPAIQDKEGYNTVHYAAAYGHRQCLELLLEKTNHIFEESDSAAMKSPLHLAAYNGHHQALEVLLQSLVDLDIKDEKGRTALDLAAFKGHAECVEALISQGASVTVKDSITKRTPLHASVINGHTPCLRLLLEVADNPDVTDAKGQTPLMLAVAYGHVDAVSLLLEKEASVDAADLLGCTALHRGIMTGHEECVQMLLEKEVSILCKDARGRTPLHFAAARGHATWLSELLQVALSEEDCGLKDNQGYTPLHWASYNGHENCIEVLLEQKLFRTFYGNSFSPLHCAVINDHENCASLLIGAIDASIVNCKDDKGRTPLHAAAFGDHVECLQLLLSHSAQVNVADQAGRTPLMTAAHGGHLGAVDFLVNVAKADLTLKDKELNTCLHLASSKDHEKCALLILDKIQEQSLINAKNNALQTPLHIAARNGLKMVVEELLAKGACVLAVDENVSRSNGPRPSSATDVQKEG, from the exons GATGCCGAGAAACGGACTCCTCTTCACGTTGCATCATTCCTGGGGGATGCAGACATCATTGAGCTTCTCATTTTGTCAG GCGCTCGTGTTAATGCCAAGGACAACATGTGGCTGACTCCTCTCCATCGAGCCGTTGCCTCAAGAAGTGAA ATGCAtgaggagaaacagaaaagacctGGTGGTGAATTCTGCAGTGAGACAGTCTCTCAAGAGAGAACG GAAGCAGTGCAAGTGTTGATCAAGCACTCGGCCGATGTCAACGCTCGGGATAAGAACTGGCAGACCCCGTTGCACGTGGCGGCTGCAAACAAGGCGGTGAAGTGCGCGGAAGTCATCATCCCCATGCTGAGCAGCGTCAATGTCTCTGACCGAGGAGGGCGGACGGCGCTGCACCACGCGGCTCTGAATGGTCACATTGAG ATGGTGAACTTGCTCTTAGCCAAGGGGGCAAACATCAATGCTTTTGACAAAAAGGACAGAAGAGCTCTCCACTGGGCAGCGTACATGG GTCACCTGGAAGTTGTTGCCTTACTGATTAATCATGGTGCAGAAGTGACGTGTAAAGACAAGAAGGGTTACACCCCACTTCATGCAGCTGCATCCAATGGGCAGATTAATGTTGTGAAACACCTCCTGAACCTGGGGGTAGAG ATTGATGACATGAACATCTATGGAAATACTGCACTGCACATTGCCTGTTACAACGGTCAGGATTCTGTTGTTAATGAGCTGATTGACTATGGTGCTAATGTAAATCAGCCTAATAATAATGGATTCACTCCCTTGCATTTTGCTGCTGCCTCCACTCATGGGGCACTGTGTCTTGAACTGCTGGTGAATAATGGGGCAGATGTCAACGTTCAG AGTAAGGATGGGAAGAGCCCTCTGCACATGACAGCCGTCCACGGCAGGTTCACGCGGTCGCAGACCCTCATTCAGAACG GAGGGGAAATTGACTGCGTTGATAAGGACGGTAACACCCCTCTGCACGTGGCTGCAAGATACGGACATGAGCTTTTGATCAACACCCTCATCACCAGCGGAGCTGACACTGCCAA GTGTGGGATCCACAACATGTTCCCGTTACACCTGGCAGCGCTGAATGCTCACTCCGACTGCTGCAGGAAACTGTTGTCATCGG GACAAAAGTATAGCATAGTGTCCTTGTTTAGTAATGAGCACGTGCTGTCTGCAGGCTTTGCCATAGACACCCCTGACAGTTTTGGAAGAACCTGCCTCCACGCTGCCGCCGCGGGAGG taATGTTGAATGTATAAAACTCTTGCAAAGCAGTGGAGCAGATTTTAATAAGAAGGACAAATGTGGGAG GACACCTTTGCATTACGCAGCTGCAAATTGTCATTTCCACTGCATCGAGACACTGGTGACAACAGGAGCCAACGTTAACGAGACAGACGACTGGGGCCGCACCCCTTTGCACTACGCCGCTGCTTCCGACATGGACCGAAA AAGAAAGAATATTTTAGGTAACTCCCACGAAAATGCTGAAGAACTCGAAAGAGCCAGTgagatgaaggaaaaagaagctgCATT GTGTCTGGAGTTCCTGCTGCAGAACGAAGCCAATCCAGCCATCCAGGACAAAGAGGGGTACAACACCGTGCACTACGCTGCTGCCTACGGGCACCGGCAGTGCTTGGAACTG CTTCTGGAAAAAACCAACCATATATTTGAGGAATCAGATTCTGCAGCTATGAAAAGTCCTTTGCATTTAGCT GCCTATAATGGTCACCACCAAGCCTTGGAGGTACTTCTCCAGTCTCTGGTCGATCTGGATATCAAGGACGAGAAGGGCCGTACTGCTCTGGACCTGGCGGCGTTCAAAGGACATGCAGAGTGCGTGGAAGCTCTCATCAGCCAGGGTGCTTCTGTCACCGTAAAAGACAGCATCACCAAGAGGACCCCCCTCCACGCCTCGG tcaTTAATGGCCACACACCTTGTTTACGGTTGTTGCTGGAAGTTGCAGACAACCCTGACGTGACAGATGCCAAAGGACA aaCCCCGCTAATGCTTGCTGTGGCATATGGGCACGTTGATGCTGTTTCTTTATTACTTGAAAAAGAAGCATCTGTAGATGCAGCTGATCTCCTGGGATGCACAGCTTTACATCGAGGG ATCATGACTGGGCACGAAGAGTGTGTTCAGATGCTGTTAGAGAAAGAAGTATCTATTTTATGTAAAGACGCCAGAGGCAGAACACCTCTGCACTTTGCGGCAGCTCGGGGTCACGCCACTTGGCTGAGCGAATTACTGCAGGTAGCACTTTCTGAGGAAGACTGCGGTCTGAAAGATAATCAAGGTTACACACCGCTGCACTGGGCTTCTTACAATG GTCATGAAAACTGCATTGAGGTACTATTGGAACAAAAGCTTTTCCGCACATTCTATGGTAATAGCTTCTCTCCATTGCACTGTGCTGT AATCAATGATCATGAAAACTGTGCGTCACTGCTCATCGGAGCCATCGATGCCAGCATTGTCAACTGCAAAGATGACAAAGGAAG GACACCCCTCCACGCAGCCGCCTTCGGGGACCACGTGGAgtgtctgcagctgctgctgagccACAGCGCGCAGGTGAACGTGGCTGACCAGGCGGGCAGGACACCGCTCATGACGGCAGCGCACGGCGGGCACCTCGGGGCGGTGG ACTTTTTGGTGAACGTTGCCAAGGCTGACCTGACGTTAAAGGATAAGGAGTTGAACACATGTTTGCACTTGGCTAGCAGTAAA GATCATGAAAAATGTGCCTTGTTAATACTTGACAAGATACAAGAACAGAGCCTTATTAATGCAAAAAATAATGCATTGCAGAC ACCTCTCCATATTGCTGCCCGAAACGGCTTAAAGATGGTGGTTGAAGAGCTGCTGGCCAAAGGGGCATGTGTCCTCGCAGTAGATGAAAATG